From Desulfovibrio porci, a single genomic window includes:
- a CDS encoding calcium-binding protein: MSLISRLLTANSFGSLWHPDSGGIRVGRDVGALTATGFARGAPDNVIVGKGDDVELKSGDLFNKVREAARSGKNVRQFRSISDQDLSDGKVSDDAALYRNGDYRADFADGILTISKRNQETGKFEDFVAAEIKEDARVVWNADGEPQILTGRAAMTGGVLKAGGENELLFRVSNCDVQAGQGTVVYNLSSAAGTYSGGDSVTYLGEYNGGTFTDTTGRVTFGGYFKGASFSKLTGLSSFSGVFEEADVNLEDGNGVFSGYFSASAITGSTGRGNTMSGMFLNACIIQGGDGDDLFNGRFINSSIDGGDGDNSFGDLGMNLMRTLVAEADFVNSDVTAGAGRDSLHGVVWGGVFDLGEGDDNADGVFSQTVILGGGGKDTLRADYANGTSFDTGDGEGDVVDLATGVNNTVSAGEGGNTISMGRNGVSDQARTWQTAEEHALRTRPTQTGEIARNTVIAASGESTIVINNGETSRHVATSDGRKSPGSEDAVDNADAPVAENRPEAQMGGVDKALLAAINRYRLVMDAESENAAGPAATVVYADGHREGFNGIARREAHYEDPEGGMIRTVRRYGRDGSVSWDRWMKLAG, translated from the coding sequence ATGAGTCTTATAAGCCGCCTCCTGACCGCCAACAGTTTTGGCTCTCTGTGGCACCCTGATTCCGGCGGAATCAGGGTGGGGCGGGATGTGGGCGCGCTGACCGCCACCGGTTTCGCGCGCGGGGCTCCGGACAACGTGATTGTCGGCAAGGGCGACGATGTCGAACTGAAGTCCGGCGATCTTTTCAACAAGGTCAGAGAGGCCGCGCGAAGCGGAAAAAACGTCAGACAGTTCCGCTCCATAAGCGATCAGGATCTCAGTGACGGCAAGGTTTCGGACGACGCCGCCCTCTACAGAAACGGAGACTATCGCGCCGACTTTGCCGACGGCATCCTGACCATCTCCAAACGAAATCAGGAGACGGGCAAGTTCGAGGATTTTGTCGCCGCCGAGATCAAAGAAGACGCCAGAGTGGTCTGGAACGCGGACGGCGAGCCGCAGATTCTGACCGGCCGCGCGGCCATGACCGGAGGAGTCCTCAAGGCCGGAGGTGAAAACGAACTGCTCTTCCGGGTGTCCAACTGTGATGTGCAGGCCGGGCAGGGGACTGTGGTCTATAATCTGTCCAGCGCCGCGGGCACGTACTCCGGCGGCGACAGTGTCACGTATCTGGGTGAGTACAATGGCGGCACGTTCACCGACACCACGGGCAGGGTGACGTTCGGCGGCTATTTCAAGGGCGCGTCGTTTTCCAAGCTGACCGGGCTTTCGTCTTTTTCCGGCGTGTTCGAAGAGGCGGACGTTAATCTTGAGGACGGCAACGGCGTCTTCAGCGGTTATTTTTCCGCTTCGGCCATCACGGGTTCCACCGGGCGCGGCAACACCATGAGCGGCATGTTTCTGAACGCCTGCATCATACAGGGCGGCGACGGCGACGACCTTTTCAACGGCCGTTTCATCAACAGCAGCATTGACGGCGGCGACGGAGACAACTCCTTCGGCGATTTGGGCATGAACCTGATGCGCACCCTGGTCGCCGAAGCCGACTTCGTCAATTCCGACGTCACTGCGGGCGCGGGGCGTGACAGCCTGCACGGCGTGGTCTGGGGAGGCGTCTTTGATCTTGGCGAGGGAGACGACAATGCCGACGGCGTCTTTTCCCAAACCGTCATTCTTGGCGGAGGCGGCAAGGATACGCTGAGAGCCGACTATGCCAACGGCACTTCCTTTGACACGGGCGACGGCGAAGGCGATGTGGTGGACCTTGCCACCGGCGTCAATAATACGGTGAGCGCCGGTGAAGGCGGCAACACCATCAGCATGGGGCGCAATGGCGTGAGCGATCAGGCCAGAACCTGGCAGACGGCCGAAGAGCATGCCCTGCGGACAAGGCCCACGCAAACCGGCGAGATCGCGCGGAACACTGTCATCGCGGCTTCGGGCGAAAGCACGATAGTCATCAACAATGGCGAAACTTCCCGGCATGTTGCGACTTCCGACGGCCGAAAGTCGCCCGGCTCCGAAGACGCCGTCGACAACGCCGACGCCCCGGTTGCCGAAAACAGGCCGGAGGCGCAGATGGGCGGCGTCGATAAGGCGCTGCTTGCCGCCATCAACCGCTACCGTCTCGTGATGGATGCGGAGTCGGAAAACGCCGCCGGACCTGCGGCCACGGTGGTCTATGCCGATGGACATCGGGAAGGCTTCAACGGCATAGCCCGGCGGGAAGCACACTACGAGGACCCGGAGGGCGGCATGATCCGGACGGTGCGCCGCTACGGCCGTGACGGTTCCGTCTCCTGGGACCGCTGGATGAAACTGGCCGGGTAA
- a CDS encoding GntR family transcriptional regulator, whose product MPSATIFTKEKKTTLRDKALAQVRQAILSGKLKPGDRLIEQELSEEMGISRLPIREAIASLEHEGLVTIEPYKKTVVTKLSPKEIDEIYSIRELLELHALQLLMRDDASAAVARLEEVIRCMEEGWADAGSDFVGNDFAFHESLCQMTGNSMLHKLWLMLSTKILVYINIEAKRSSLPLMVENHRKLCRLIAAGDLAAASEALKKHLRSGRDRVLGLA is encoded by the coding sequence GTGCCTTCCGCAACCATTTTCACCAAAGAAAAAAAGACCACCCTCCGGGACAAAGCTCTTGCCCAGGTCCGGCAGGCCATCCTGTCCGGCAAGCTGAAACCCGGCGACCGCCTGATTGAGCAGGAATTGTCGGAAGAAATGGGAATCAGCCGCCTGCCCATCCGCGAGGCCATAGCCAGCCTGGAGCATGAGGGCCTGGTCACCATAGAGCCCTACAAGAAAACCGTGGTCACCAAACTGAGTCCCAAGGAGATCGACGAGATCTATTCCATCCGGGAGCTGCTGGAGCTCCACGCCCTGCAACTGCTGATGCGGGATGACGCCAGCGCGGCGGTGGCCCGGCTTGAGGAGGTCATCCGCTGCATGGAGGAAGGCTGGGCCGACGCCGGAAGCGATTTTGTGGGCAATGATTTCGCCTTTCATGAAAGCCTGTGTCAGATGACCGGAAACAGCATGCTGCACAAACTGTGGCTGATGCTTTCCACCAAGATTCTTGTCTATATTAATATCGAGGCGAAGCGCAGTTCATTGCCTCTCATGGTGGAAAATCACAGGAAGTTGTGTCGTCTGATCGCGGCCGGAGACCTGGCCGCGGCTTCGGAAGCGCTGAAAAAACACTTGCGCAGCGGCAGGGACCGCGTGCTGGGACTGGCCTGA
- a CDS encoding heavy metal translocating P-type ATPase — protein sequence MTAEKETNNDGEACPLRFDIGGMHCAACSSRIERVVGRMDGVDKISVNLPTATAKIWVKPGEEEAVRKAVMERVAALGFSATPAADVDAATQYETARAKALEDRRQRLGRLWPMIGFSVPLLVVSMGHMMGLSLPSWLEPHSAPRIFMLLQLLLTLPVVWLGRHFYLEGAAALLHKSPTMDSLVAVGTGAAFLYSLGNTVLGVLGFDPVMRAMNLYYESCAVLLTMIELGQFLEATAKRKAGDAMGALMSLAPETALRLDREDEAAPPEEVPVAALRAGDRLLIRPGSRVPVDGVVLTGKSAVDLSLLTGESIPVPVGPEDKLVAGSVNGEGSLTMRAEAVGRDTRLARIIRLVREAQGSKAPIARLADRVSFYFVPAVMLFALLAALAWLVFSAEPISTPLSVFVAVLVMACPCAMGLATPMSIMVGTGRGAQLGVLIKNGAALEQAGRLTTLAVDKTGTLTTGKPVLTGISVLDAEGSATDRTVDGLDETALLTLAAALEARSEHPLALALINAGRERNCPSCPVEDVEVSPGLGIAGTVLLNNQNYVVAVGNRAFMRERGLEASGAVDAQLAALAEAGQTPLLLSVGAAGAARLAGILALADALRPESPAVVARLHAMGVRVVMLTGDNERTARAVARQAGVDEVAAGLLPAEKADYVRRLQGEGQVVGMVGDGINDAPALALADVGMAVGTGVDVSAEAGDIVLMRGGMEAVLTALALSRATMRNIRENLGWAFGYNILGLPVAAGLLHVFGGPMLSPMLAGTAMALSSVSVVTNALRLRFFKITS from the coding sequence ATGACTGCGGAAAAAGAGACAAACAACGACGGGGAGGCCTGCCCCCTGCGTTTTGATATCGGCGGTATGCACTGTGCCGCCTGCTCCTCGCGCATCGAGCGCGTGGTGGGCCGGATGGACGGCGTGGACAAGATCAGCGTGAACCTGCCCACGGCCACGGCCAAGATCTGGGTCAAGCCCGGCGAGGAGGAAGCGGTGCGCAAGGCGGTCATGGAGCGGGTGGCCGCTCTGGGCTTTTCGGCCACACCGGCGGCGGACGTGGACGCCGCGACCCAGTACGAGACCGCCAGGGCCAAAGCCCTGGAGGACCGGCGGCAGCGCTTGGGCCGCCTCTGGCCCATGATCGGTTTTTCCGTGCCGCTGCTGGTCGTCTCCATGGGGCATATGATGGGGCTCAGCCTGCCCTCCTGGCTGGAACCGCACAGCGCGCCCCGGATCTTCATGCTGCTGCAACTGTTGCTGACCCTGCCGGTGGTCTGGCTGGGGCGGCATTTTTACCTTGAGGGCGCGGCGGCCCTGCTGCACAAATCCCCGACCATGGACAGCCTGGTGGCCGTGGGCACGGGCGCGGCCTTTCTGTACAGCCTGGGCAACACCGTGCTGGGCGTGCTGGGCTTCGACCCGGTCATGCGGGCCATGAATCTCTATTATGAATCCTGCGCCGTGCTGCTGACCATGATCGAACTGGGGCAATTCCTGGAAGCCACGGCCAAGCGCAAGGCCGGTGACGCCATGGGCGCGCTGATGAGCCTCGCGCCGGAGACGGCTCTGCGCCTGGACCGTGAGGACGAGGCCGCGCCGCCCGAGGAAGTGCCGGTCGCAGCCCTGCGCGCGGGCGACCGCCTGCTGATCCGGCCCGGCAGCCGCGTGCCCGTGGACGGCGTGGTGCTGACCGGCAAGAGCGCCGTGGATCTTTCCCTGCTGACCGGGGAATCCATACCCGTGCCCGTGGGACCGGAGGACAAGCTGGTAGCGGGCAGCGTCAACGGCGAGGGTTCCCTGACCATGCGCGCGGAAGCCGTGGGCCGGGACACGCGGCTGGCGCGGATCATCCGTCTGGTGCGCGAGGCCCAGGGCAGCAAGGCTCCCATCGCCCGTCTGGCCGACCGGGTGAGTTTTTATTTCGTGCCTGCGGTCATGCTCTTCGCCCTGCTGGCGGCCCTGGCCTGGCTGGTCTTCAGCGCCGAACCCATCAGCACGCCGCTGTCCGTGTTCGTGGCCGTGCTGGTCATGGCCTGCCCCTGCGCCATGGGCCTGGCCACGCCCATGTCCATCATGGTGGGCACGGGCCGGGGCGCGCAACTGGGCGTGCTGATCAAGAACGGCGCGGCCCTGGAGCAGGCCGGGCGGCTCACCACCCTGGCCGTGGACAAAACCGGCACCCTGACCACGGGCAAGCCTGTGCTCACCGGCATTTCGGTGCTGGACGCAGAGGGTTCAGCCACGGATAGGACTGTGGACGGACTGGATGAAACGGCCCTGCTGACGCTGGCGGCGGCTCTGGAGGCCCGTTCCGAGCATCCTCTGGCGCTGGCCCTGATAAACGCAGGGCGCGAGCGCAACTGCCCGTCCTGTCCGGTGGAGGATGTGGAGGTTTCGCCGGGGCTGGGCATTGCCGGTACGGTGTTGCTGAACAATCAGAACTATGTGGTGGCCGTGGGCAACCGGGCATTTATGAGGGAACGCGGTCTGGAGGCCTCCGGGGCGGTTGACGCGCAACTGGCGGCCCTGGCCGAGGCCGGGCAGACTCCGCTGCTGCTCTCCGTGGGCGCGGCGGGCGCGGCGCGCCTGGCCGGTATTCTGGCTCTGGCCGACGCCCTGCGGCCGGAATCCCCGGCGGTGGTGGCCCGCCTGCACGCCATGGGCGTGCGGGTGGTCATGCTCACCGGCGACAACGAACGCACGGCCCGCGCCGTGGCCCGTCAGGCCGGGGTGGACGAGGTGGCCGCCGGACTGCTGCCCGCTGAAAAGGCCGATTATGTGCGTCGTCTTCAGGGCGAAGGCCAGGTGGTGGGCATGGTGGGCGACGGCATCAACGACGCTCCGGCCCTGGCCCTGGCCGATGTGGGCATGGCCGTGGGCACGGGCGTGGACGTCAGCGCTGAAGCCGGGGACATCGTGCTGATGCGCGGCGGCATGGAAGCCGTGCTCACCGCCCTTGCGCTGTCGCGCGCCACCATGCGCAACATCCGCGAAAATCTGGGCTGGGCCTTCGGCTACAACATCCTGGGCCTGCCCGTGGCCGCCGGTCTGCTGCACGTTTTCGGCGGCCCCATGCTCTCGCCCATGCTGGCGGGCACGGCCATGGCCCTGTCCTCGGTATCCGTGGTGACCAACGCCCTGCGGCTGCGTTTTTTCAAGATCACTTCATAG
- the eno gene encoding phosphopyruvate hydratase, whose amino-acid sequence MDQWRISDILAREVLNNKGCPVLEVDVVSADGRCGRASASFGISAGSHEAAILRDGGARYGGMGVRTPMRLVRERILPLLKGMDSRDQRGVDAALIALDGTPDKSALGGNTLCSVSLAVAKLGARQMDLPLYKHLGGALCHALPLPLLNLINGGPYSAGPADFQEFHAVPLGAPNFAEAMRMGVEVSLRLPEVIRKRHGADAYRPGHLGGIGAPAADPRAVLDTLLAAVEDAGYGGRFVLSLDCATSHLFDREANVYAMSFGRLSPEEMVDYFAALVRDYPIFMLEDPLHEDDFEGFARLNAKVATLICGDDLFVTNIERLRRGAALNSAGAMIFKPNMIGTVTEALDAARYAMAQGMEVIPSLRAATSPGDPTAELGMAVSARLMKVGAPQTGERTRQQNTLMRIEESLGAAAAMIGEEEVRRWLSV is encoded by the coding sequence ATGGACCAGTGGCGCATCAGCGACATCCTCGCCAGAGAAGTTCTCAACAACAAGGGCTGTCCTGTGCTGGAAGTAGATGTTGTCAGCGCAGACGGCCGCTGCGGCCGGGCGTCGGCCTCCTTCGGCATCTCGGCGGGCAGCCACGAGGCGGCCATTCTCCGCGATGGCGGAGCGCGCTACGGCGGCATGGGCGTGCGCACACCCATGCGCCTGGTGCGCGAACGCATTTTGCCTCTTCTCAAGGGCATGGACAGCCGTGATCAGCGGGGCGTGGACGCGGCGCTCATTGCACTGGACGGCACGCCGGACAAATCCGCTCTGGGCGGCAACACGCTGTGCAGCGTTTCGCTGGCCGTGGCCAAGCTGGGAGCCCGGCAGATGGATCTGCCGTTGTACAAACATCTTGGCGGCGCTCTCTGCCATGCGCTGCCGCTGCCTTTGCTCAACCTGATCAACGGCGGCCCGTATTCCGCCGGACCGGCGGATTTTCAGGAATTCCACGCCGTGCCTCTGGGCGCGCCGAATTTCGCTGAGGCCATGCGCATGGGAGTGGAAGTTTCCCTGCGCCTGCCCGAAGTCATCAGAAAGCGGCATGGGGCCGACGCCTACCGGCCGGGCCATCTGGGCGGCATCGGCGCTCCGGCGGCGGATCCCAGGGCCGTGCTGGACACCCTGCTGGCCGCCGTGGAGGACGCGGGCTACGGCGGCAGGTTCGTGCTCAGCCTGGACTGCGCCACCAGCCATCTTTTCGACCGCGAGGCCAATGTTTACGCCATGTCCTTCGGACGGCTCAGCCCGGAGGAGATGGTGGATTATTTCGCGGCGCTGGTGCGCGACTATCCCATTTTCATGCTTGAGGACCCTCTGCACGAGGACGATTTTGAGGGCTTCGCCCGTCTCAACGCCAAAGTGGCGACCCTGATCTGCGGGGACGACCTCTTTGTGACCAATATTGAGCGGCTGCGGCGGGGAGCGGCCCTGAACAGCGCCGGGGCCATGATTTTCAAGCCGAATATGATCGGCACGGTGACCGAAGCTTTGGACGCGGCACGCTATGCCATGGCGCAGGGCATGGAGGTCATTCCCTCGCTACGCGCCGCCACTTCGCCGGGAGACCCCACGGCGGAGCTGGGCATGGCCGTGAGCGCGCGGCTGATGAAGGTGGGCGCGCCTCAGACCGGCGAACGCACCCGGCAGCAGAATACCCTTATGCGTATTGAGGAATCCCTGGGCGCGGCGGCCGCTATGATCGGAGAGGAAGAGGTGCGGCGCTGGCTGTCGGTCTAG
- a CDS encoding TRAP transporter small permease: MITPILRKFRRGIHRICRWYCILMLAGMLVIVGMQVLLRNLLGIPMPWAEESSVYMMISLAVFGSVFVLSERGHLYVECFIDRLPFRLRALLKALLLLVQAAFIALILFHSAGALEHAARVQAVSLGISMFLPSLSIPVAFALIFLETLFQFVDLLLHCFSKSARGAS, from the coding sequence ATGATCACCCCCATCCTGCGGAAATTCCGGAGAGGCATCCACCGCATCTGCCGTTGGTACTGCATCCTCATGCTGGCGGGCATGCTCGTGATCGTGGGCATGCAGGTGCTGCTGCGCAATCTGCTCGGCATTCCCATGCCCTGGGCGGAGGAAAGTTCGGTCTACATGATGATTTCCCTGGCTGTCTTCGGTTCGGTCTTTGTGCTGTCCGAAAGGGGGCATCTGTATGTGGAGTGTTTCATTGACCGTCTTCCTTTCCGGCTGCGGGCGCTGCTCAAGGCCCTGCTTCTGCTCGTGCAGGCCGCCTTCATCGCCTTGATTCTGTTTCACTCCGCCGGGGCTCTGGAGCATGCCGCCAGGGTGCAGGCCGTTTCCCTCGGCATCTCCATGTTCCTGCCCAGCCTTTCCATTCCCGTGGCCTTTGCCCTGATTTTTCTTGAAACACTTTTCCAGTTTGTGGACCTGCTCCTGCACTGTTTCAGTAAGTCGGCACGAGGTGCGTCGTGA
- a CDS encoding glycerate kinase type-2 family protein, with the protein MLPIKNSQELLNTGDPAVRTVLLHIANNALTMLNAESRIASLVCLEGNCLHVGDRTWDLAKYKRIFVIGAGKAGNHMARALEKILGERIARGIVIVKQLEPGDELRHIELTLGGHPYPNEAGWKATRRILELLDACTPEDLILSLISGGSSALMNCPADGIPVEEESRLTRQLLTAGAKILEINTVRRHVSAVNGGRLAQRVAAVGAEMINLVLSDRVGDEAVGTPRVPVAYTGTQIGIDPTTFGDAWAVLERYHLLERAPASVVAHLRRGSSLPETPKAGLPRVHTFVIQGLEDACVAAVAAAEREGLVATVLTSFLEGDSRQAGLFLGALAREVRCRQRPVAPPCILIAAGETTVRLEGEAGSGGPSQELALAFAQQVGDLRGIGIAAIETEGTDGPTGLAGGLTDCTTVRRAREAGIDILNALDRHDCCPALTALGDHLVTGNTGTNLCDLNIIYIR; encoded by the coding sequence ATGCTTCCCATCAAAAATAGCCAGGAACTGCTGAACACCGGCGACCCCGCCGTGAGAACCGTTCTGCTGCACATCGCCAACAACGCGTTGACTATGCTCAACGCTGAAAGCCGGATCGCCTCCCTGGTCTGCCTGGAGGGGAATTGCCTGCATGTGGGCGACAGAACCTGGGATCTCGCGAAGTACAAGCGGATTTTCGTCATCGGCGCGGGCAAGGCGGGCAACCATATGGCCCGCGCGCTGGAAAAGATTCTGGGAGAGCGTATTGCGCGCGGCATCGTCATCGTCAAGCAACTGGAGCCGGGCGATGAACTTCGTCACATTGAGCTGACGCTGGGCGGGCACCCCTATCCCAACGAGGCGGGCTGGAAGGCCACCCGGCGCATTCTTGAACTGCTCGACGCCTGTACTCCGGAAGACCTGATCCTTTCCCTGATAAGCGGCGGCAGCTCCGCCCTGATGAACTGCCCGGCGGACGGCATTCCGGTTGAGGAAGAGAGCCGCCTGACCCGGCAACTGCTCACCGCCGGGGCGAAAATTTTGGAGATCAACACCGTGCGGCGGCACGTCTCGGCGGTCAACGGCGGCCGTCTGGCCCAGCGGGTGGCGGCCGTGGGTGCGGAAATGATCAATCTCGTGCTTTCGGACCGGGTGGGCGACGAGGCGGTGGGCACGCCCCGGGTGCCGGTGGCCTATACCGGCACACAGATCGGCATTGATCCCACCACATTCGGCGATGCCTGGGCCGTACTGGAGCGCTACCACCTCTTGGAGCGCGCTCCGGCGTCGGTCGTCGCGCACCTGCGGCGCGGGTCCTCCCTGCCGGAAACGCCCAAGGCCGGGCTGCCGCGCGTCCACACTTTTGTGATCCAGGGGTTGGAGGACGCTTGTGTGGCGGCTGTGGCGGCGGCGGAGCGGGAAGGCCTCGTGGCCACGGTGCTCACCTCGTTTCTGGAAGGGGATTCCCGGCAGGCCGGGCTTTTTCTCGGCGCGCTGGCGCGGGAGGTACGTTGCCGCCAGCGTCCCGTGGCGCCGCCCTGCATCCTGATCGCCGCCGGAGAAACCACGGTGCGCCTGGAGGGAGAGGCGGGCAGCGGAGGACCCTCGCAGGAGCTGGCCCTGGCCTTCGCCCAGCAGGTCGGGGATCTGCGGGGCATCGGCATCGCCGCCATTGAGACCGAGGGCACGGACGGCCCCACCGGCTTGGCCGGTGGGCTGACCGACTGCACGACGGTCAGGCGCGCCAGGGAGGCGGGCATCGACATCCTGAACGCGCTGGACCGGCATGACTGCTGCCCGGCCCTCACGGCTTTGGGCGACCACCTGGTAACGGGCAACACGGGCACGAATCTCTGCGATCTGAACATCATCTATATCCGCTGA
- a CDS encoding TRAP transporter large permease produces MILLLTAIFLLLLLLGMPIGLAMGVAGCAYFLFSGQDMFLNMLPDFIFNGLNSFVLMAIPFFLLAGEIMDRATISGRLVTFSNILVGRFPAGLAQVNIMASMFFAGITGAALGDVAALGKIFIPAMEKEGYDRPFAAAVTAASSLIGPIIPPSIVIVVYCAATDLSVGGMFAAAIVPGLLMGLSQMIIVYMLAKKRHYPRHEVKITPREFAVSFKDASLALLMPVIILGGIMSGVVTPTEAAACAVLYALAVSFGVYKSLNVSQLPDIFFSAARGSAKLFFILAFIGIMSWIFGFERLPLLLRDTVLAHVPSPWLILLCMNIFLLFVGMWMTEGPAILLFAPIMAPLAVSVGLHPFTWGIIMVMLLVMGLITPPVCLVLFATADIAELPMEKVFVAILPLFCANIGVIVLLNVFPELTLFLPRLLGFL; encoded by the coding sequence GTGATACTTCTGCTCACCGCGATTTTTCTGCTGTTGCTTCTGCTGGGCATGCCCATCGGCCTTGCCATGGGCGTAGCCGGTTGCGCCTACTTTCTCTTCTCCGGGCAGGACATGTTTCTGAACATGCTGCCTGATTTCATTTTCAACGGGCTCAATTCCTTTGTGTTGATGGCCATTCCCTTTTTCCTCCTGGCCGGGGAAATTATGGACCGGGCCACCATTTCCGGACGCCTTGTGACTTTTTCCAATATCCTGGTGGGGCGCTTTCCCGCGGGACTCGCTCAGGTCAATATCATGGCCAGCATGTTTTTCGCCGGAATAACCGGCGCGGCTTTGGGCGACGTGGCGGCTCTGGGGAAAATCTTCATCCCGGCTATGGAAAAGGAAGGGTATGACCGGCCCTTCGCGGCGGCGGTGACGGCCGCCTCGTCGCTGATCGGTCCCATCATTCCGCCCAGCATCGTCATTGTGGTCTACTGCGCGGCCACGGATCTCTCGGTGGGCGGCATGTTCGCGGCGGCCATCGTGCCCGGCCTGCTTATGGGCCTGTCCCAGATGATCATCGTCTACATGCTTGCCAAGAAGCGCCATTACCCCCGGCATGAGGTCAAGATCACGCCGCGCGAATTCGCCGTGAGCTTCAAGGACGCCTCCCTGGCTCTGCTCATGCCTGTCATCATCCTGGGCGGCATCATGTCCGGCGTGGTCACGCCCACCGAGGCGGCGGCCTGCGCCGTGCTTTACGCTCTGGCCGTCAGCTTCGGGGTGTACAAGAGTCTTAACGTCTCGCAACTGCCGGACATCTTTTTTTCCGCGGCGCGCGGCTCCGCAAAGCTTTTCTTTATTCTGGCCTTCATCGGGATCATGTCCTGGATTTTCGGCTTCGAACGTCTGCCGCTGCTGCTCCGTGACACGGTGCTGGCCCATGTGCCCAGCCCCTGGCTGATTCTGCTCTGCATGAACATCTTTCTGCTTTTTGTGGGCATGTGGATGACCGAGGGGCCGGCCATTCTGCTTTTTGCGCCTATCATGGCGCCCCTGGCTGTTTCGGTGGGCCTGCATCCCTTCACCTGGGGCATCATCATGGTCATGCTTCTGGTCATGGGGCTGATAACGCCGCCGGTCTGCCTGGTGCTCTTCGCCACGGCGGATATCGCGGAACTGCCCATGGAAAAGGTTTTTGTGGCTATTCTGCCGCTGTTCTGCGCCAATATCGGCGTCATCGTACTGCTGAACGTCTTTCCCGAGCTGACGCTCTTCCTGCCGCGCCTGCTCGGATTTTTATAG
- a CDS encoding heavy-metal-associated domain-containing protein, which translates to MKTLKVNGMHCGHCKAAVEEAAAKVSGVNKPEVDLAARELRYEETGPVDLNALKSAIRDIGFDPE; encoded by the coding sequence ATGAAAACATTAAAAGTCAACGGCATGCATTGCGGCCATTGCAAGGCCGCCGTGGAAGAAGCCGCCGCCAAGGTGTCCGGCGTGAACAAGCCTGAAGTGGATCTGGCCGCGAGGGAACTGCGCTATGAGGAAACCGGCCCCGTGGACCTGAACGCGCTGAAGTCCGCCATCCGTGATATCGGTTTCGACCCGGAATAG
- the dctP gene encoding TRAP transporter substrate-binding protein DctP, which produces MNATRTIRFLLAALLAGGLCFGAVASAPAADYEMKLAHSNPEKDYSHLHSPLVVFKNEVERRTGGHVKVSIYPNGTLGTQKAMLEQLTRGVIQAVSISEGGLAPFYPDIAVLSIPYLFKEPDIAYEVLDGPLGDWLKEDMAKKAGIRPLAWGEDGGFRHFTDSKRMIKSPADMRGMKIRTMPVPAHLEMVKALGASPTPVSWSELYTALQTAVADGQENPIANIRIARLDEVQKYLTLDGHLYSVVAIFVNEKWFQSLPSEYRQDILRSGRIAAQVTRYLSRVNESIDLAYLRSKGMQVYAPTAEEKARFETATREPVLRVLKESVDPALVDRVLEETAKAEKKLGY; this is translated from the coding sequence ATGAACGCCACAAGAACCATCCGTTTTCTTCTTGCCGCGCTTCTGGCCGGGGGATTGTGCTTCGGCGCCGTTGCGTCCGCGCCGGCCGCGGACTACGAAATGAAATTGGCGCACTCCAATCCCGAAAAGGATTATTCCCACCTCCATTCCCCTCTGGTGGTTTTTAAAAATGAAGTGGAGCGCCGAACCGGCGGCCACGTCAAGGTCAGCATTTATCCCAACGGTACTCTGGGCACACAGAAGGCCATGCTGGAGCAGCTCACCCGGGGCGTGATTCAGGCGGTATCCATTTCCGAAGGCGGGCTGGCCCCCTTCTATCCGGACATTGCGGTTCTTTCCATTCCCTATCTGTTCAAGGAACCGGACATCGCCTATGAGGTGCTGGACGGCCCGCTGGGCGACTGGCTCAAAGAGGACATGGCGAAAAAGGCGGGCATCCGGCCGCTGGCCTGGGGCGAGGACGGCGGCTTCCGGCATTTCACGGACAGCAAGCGGATGATCAAAAGTCCGGCCGACATGCGGGGAATGAAGATCCGCACCATGCCCGTGCCCGCCCATCTGGAGATGGTCAAGGCCCTGGGCGCGAGCCCCACGCCGGTTTCCTGGAGCGAACTGTACACCGCCCTGCAGACCGCCGTGGCCGACGGCCAGGAAAATCCCATCGCCAATATCCGCATCGCCCGCCTGGACGAAGTGCAGAAGTACCTGACTCTGGACGGGCATCTGTACAGCGTGGTCGCCATCTTTGTGAATGAGAAATGGTTTCAGAGCCTGCCGTCCGAATATCGTCAGGACATTTTGCGCTCCGGCAGGATAGCGGCCCAGGTGACCCGTTATCTGAGCCGGGTCAATGAAAGCATCGACCTTGCTTACCTCCGGAGCAAAGGCATGCAGGTCTATGCGCCCACGGCGGAGGAGAAGGCCCGGTTCGAGACCGCCACGCGTGAGCCCGTGCTCAGAGTGCTCAAGGAAAGCGTGGATCCGGCCCTGGTGGACCGGGTGCTGGAGGAGACAGCCAAGGCGGAAAAGAAACTGGGATATTAG